A single Actinomadura algeriensis DNA region contains:
- a CDS encoding zinc-binding dehydrogenase, producing MRALVWDGTGLHVDSTIEVRPPGPGEVAVDIAMAGLCHSDVSPIEGRISQPTPAVLGHEAVGVVAAAGPGSRVPVGQRVVLTVLRRCGECRHCRDGRPTLCPASGRPVDSPFSRAGDVVHQFVRLGAFAERIVVTHDQVIPIPAEIPDPVAAMLGCATVTAFGAVEDRARLRAGESVLVTGAGGIGLNTILAAKAAGAEHIVVVDRNPAKEKIARTCGATEFIVPSDPSQIVPAVQSLVPGGVDAAFECAGHTGLLDAAVRSLAWGGRAVILGLPPTGAALDLVVRDLFHDKSLLGCRMGSVDPHRKLPDLAERVLRGELDLTPLVSAVVPLEGAARLVDDLRNGRIDRGFLRFGSDS from the coding sequence GTGCGCGCGCTGGTCTGGGACGGAACAGGTCTCCACGTCGACTCGACCATCGAGGTCCGCCCGCCGGGCCCGGGGGAGGTCGCCGTCGACATCGCCATGGCCGGCCTGTGCCACAGCGACGTCAGCCCGATCGAGGGCCGCATTTCCCAGCCGACGCCCGCCGTCCTCGGCCACGAGGCCGTCGGCGTGGTCGCCGCGGCGGGCCCCGGCAGCCGCGTGCCCGTCGGGCAGCGGGTCGTGCTCACCGTCCTGCGCCGCTGCGGCGAGTGCCGGCACTGCCGGGACGGCCGTCCGACCCTCTGTCCCGCCTCCGGTCGACCCGTCGACAGCCCGTTCTCCCGCGCCGGCGACGTCGTGCACCAGTTCGTCAGGCTCGGCGCCTTCGCCGAGCGGATCGTGGTGACCCACGACCAGGTCATCCCGATTCCCGCCGAGATCCCCGATCCGGTCGCCGCCATGCTCGGATGCGCCACCGTCACCGCGTTCGGTGCCGTGGAGGATCGCGCCCGGCTCCGAGCCGGCGAGTCCGTGCTCGTGACCGGCGCCGGCGGGATCGGCCTGAACACGATCCTCGCCGCCAAGGCGGCCGGCGCGGAGCACATCGTGGTCGTCGACCGCAACCCGGCGAAGGAGAAGATCGCGCGCACCTGCGGGGCGACCGAATTCATCGTCCCGAGCGACCCGTCGCAGATCGTCCCCGCCGTGCAGTCGCTGGTGCCCGGTGGCGTGGACGCCGCGTTCGAGTGCGCCGGCCACACCGGACTCCTCGACGCCGCGGTCCGCTCCCTCGCCTGGGGCGGACGGGCCGTCATACTCGGGCTGCCGCCGACCGGCGCGGCCCTCGACCTCGTGGTGCGCGACCTGTTCCACGACAAGTCCCTGCTCGGCTGCCGCATGGGCTCGGTCGACCCGCACCGGAAACTTCCCGACCTCGCCGAGCGCGTCCTGCGGGGCGAACTCGACCTGACCCCGCTCGTGTCGGCGGTCGTGCCCCTGGAGGGCGCGGCGCGGCTCGTCGACGATCTCCGCAACGGCCGCATCGATCGCGGCTTCCTCCGTTTCGGGAGCGACTCGTGA
- a CDS encoding aldehyde dehydrogenase family protein, which translates to MTTTTHHLIAGDTLSTSTTYDVTDPYTERVIAAVADGDRAAADAAVAAAAEARDAWAAAPVETRRRVIGRAGELLEARRDGLVDLAIADTGARRAVAEDTQVDAALTRLRHWSALPADLLTVPVEPVAAGLAGTVTRTPVGVVGCISPYNFPLLAMVGKVAPALFAGNTVVMKPAPQDPLLVVALAEALNEALRAEGAPAGAVNLVTGAGAEPGAALVDHPEVGAISFTGSTVVGTEIYRSAAPGMKRLLLELGGKGALVVRADADLDAVVAGATRAWTVHSGQICVTPSRVIVDASVHDELVGRLRAALDGLVHGDPRDPATTTVPLISEVQRDRVAALVDGARAEGGTVHTAANVPDHGYFHPAALVTGVGPEATVMQEEAFGPVVCVTPTYSDDEAVAIANSTRYGLTDQVYSRDLDAAHRVAARLAAAQVGVNTCARRGDLPFGGTKASGIGRSGGTHALDSYTELRATVRPAG; encoded by the coding sequence GTGACCACGACCACCCACCATCTGATCGCCGGCGACACGCTGAGCACGTCCACGACGTACGACGTCACCGACCCCTACACCGAGCGGGTCATCGCCGCGGTCGCCGACGGCGACCGCGCGGCCGCCGACGCCGCCGTGGCCGCCGCCGCCGAGGCGCGCGACGCCTGGGCGGCGGCCCCCGTCGAGACCCGCCGCCGCGTGATCGGCCGCGCCGGCGAACTGCTCGAGGCCCGGCGCGACGGGCTCGTCGACCTGGCCATCGCCGACACGGGCGCCCGCCGGGCCGTCGCCGAGGACACGCAGGTCGACGCGGCGCTCACCCGGCTCCGGCACTGGTCCGCCCTGCCGGCCGATCTGCTCACCGTCCCGGTGGAGCCCGTGGCGGCGGGCCTGGCGGGAACGGTGACGCGCACGCCGGTCGGCGTGGTCGGCTGCATCAGCCCCTACAACTTCCCGCTGCTCGCGATGGTCGGGAAGGTCGCGCCCGCTCTGTTCGCCGGCAACACCGTGGTGATGAAGCCGGCCCCGCAGGACCCGCTGCTCGTCGTCGCGCTCGCCGAAGCGCTCAACGAGGCACTGCGGGCGGAGGGCGCCCCGGCGGGCGCGGTGAACCTGGTGACGGGCGCGGGCGCCGAACCCGGTGCGGCGCTGGTCGACCATCCCGAGGTCGGTGCGATCAGTTTCACCGGCAGCACGGTGGTCGGCACCGAGATCTACCGGTCGGCCGCGCCCGGGATGAAACGTCTCCTCCTCGAACTCGGCGGCAAGGGCGCGCTCGTCGTCCGCGCCGACGCGGACCTCGACGCCGTCGTCGCCGGCGCGACGCGGGCGTGGACGGTCCACTCCGGGCAAATCTGCGTGACGCCCTCCCGCGTCATCGTCGACGCCTCGGTGCACGACGAGCTCGTCGGGCGGCTGCGCGCCGCGCTGGACGGCCTCGTCCACGGCGACCCGCGGGATCCCGCGACGACGACCGTCCCGCTGATCAGCGAGGTCCAGCGCGACCGCGTCGCCGCCCTGGTGGATGGTGCCCGCGCCGAGGGCGGAACGGTCCACACCGCGGCGAACGTCCCGGATCACGGCTACTTCCACCCCGCCGCTCTCGTGACGGGCGTCGGTCCGGAGGCGACGGTCATGCAGGAGGAGGCGTTCGGTCCGGTCGTCTGCGTCACGCCGACGTACTCCGACGACGAGGCGGTCGCCATCGCCAACTCGACGCGCTACGGGCTGACCGACCAGGTCTACTCGCGCGACCTCGACGCGGCGCACCGCGTGGCCGCCCGCCTGGCCGCCGCCCAGGTCGGCGTCAACACCTGCGCCCGGCGGGGAGACCTTCCGTTCGGCGGCACCAAGGCCAGTGGCATCGGACGCAGCGGCGGCACCCACGCACTCGACTCCTACACCGAACTCCGCGCGACGGTGCGTCCGGCTGGCTGA
- a CDS encoding PaaI family thioesterase: MANVDTGRRPARHLLGELGFATRLVGEELHGTASIAPEMHVPGVPSLRTSILATWADTMAGLLATRVTAPGVPVTLELDVHLYRPAPAAGTVRGVARTIKAGRSVFVAGVRFTTGDGEPLAVANASFMVARDPALRLPPSVSTDLPAQKERLAEPLAERAGCERRGPGTAVLPRSEDGLNASGTVNGGLIALVAEEAALSLAPGAALCSMALRYLQPARVGPVVATADLGHDLGQVELRDSGNGDRLTGIATVRTAHG, from the coding sequence ATGGCGAACGTCGACACCGGCCGGAGACCCGCGCGGCATCTGCTCGGCGAACTCGGCTTCGCCACCAGGCTGGTCGGCGAGGAACTGCACGGTACGGCCTCGATCGCCCCGGAGATGCACGTCCCGGGCGTCCCGTCCCTGCGCACGTCCATCCTGGCGACCTGGGCCGACACGATGGCCGGCCTGCTGGCGACGCGGGTGACCGCCCCCGGCGTGCCGGTCACGCTCGAACTCGACGTGCACCTGTACCGTCCCGCCCCGGCCGCCGGGACCGTGCGCGGCGTCGCCAGGACGATCAAGGCGGGCCGCTCGGTGTTCGTGGCGGGCGTCCGGTTCACCACCGGCGACGGCGAACCGCTCGCGGTCGCGAATGCCTCGTTCATGGTGGCGCGGGACCCCGCGCTGCGGCTGCCGCCCTCGGTGAGCACCGACCTCCCGGCGCAGAAGGAGCGGCTGGCCGAGCCCCTCGCCGAGCGCGCGGGGTGCGAGCGCCGCGGCCCCGGCACGGCCGTCCTGCCCCGCAGCGAGGACGGCCTGAACGCGTCCGGCACCGTCAACGGCGGGCTCATCGCCCTGGTCGCGGAGGAGGCGGCGCTGTCGCTGGCGCCCGGCGCCGCCCTGTGCTCGATGGCGCTGCGGTACCTGCAGCCCGCGCGCGTCGGGCCCGTCGTCGCCACCGCCGACCTGGGCCACGATCTCGGGCAGGTGGAGCTGCGCGATTCCGGGAACGGCGACCGCCTCACGGGCATCGCCACCGTCAGGACGGCCCACGGTTGA